The following coding sequences lie in one Spinacia oleracea cultivar Varoflay chromosome 1, BTI_SOV_V1, whole genome shotgun sequence genomic window:
- the LOC130465680 gene encoding uncharacterized protein yields MDIPMCIVIHHGGKWVNNPKLSYFGGDVKLVNDLPSDLSPRYLRTLINSLGYNNIIKTHYCDPLKDIQQGIMFLGYDDTTFGMFISLLKEYRMLDVFTEHDEELIEDITIEQPEAFVEELEFIEDLTTEEAEFIEDLNTEHSEFIDDLTAQSHLFEHSGRASGSNMIGEIDYDEEGSDNEDDEVREARMMIQQEKKKEKSFEDEVKSLRRLAERKGKDIEEGSSDYEGESSEFESPPNSEDEDDYGYLLAQPCPKKKQKARKTIVTSDGGLLEQDCPFYLGQEFENAVEFRDAVTNYCLSVGRDTYFTRNDAKKLGARCKAEKCPFYVYTSLIRGKGHLIVKTLVPQHNCGRLPVVKKIRAAWIAKIYHQKFKINPYIKCQEIVDTLWAEKGVKASLWLALKARRKAQGLILGEYKEQYGLLNRYAEEIKRTNPMNTIKFKLNNGVFKSLYVCFNAIKKGFLAGCRPFFGIDGCFLKGPFGGQLLVAVGRDGNNQMFPIAWACVEVEDTETWSWFLQLLADDLGTSDGHGYTIMSDQQKGLLNAVSLIWPKADTRCCARHVYCNFRQVFGGGVQYRRGFWKIAKSTTEAEYDSNMQLFANISKEAASDLKKRNYKKWVRAFFTTTSHCDCIDNNMNEVFNAYILSSRHKPIITMLEDIREGLMERLHKKRDFIANKEVDICPRIKAKLEKSKVDARGWLAFWDGHFCYGVREGLSQTRYVVSLLERTCSCNAWQLSGVPCNHAVAAIWKAKEMPEHYLSHYFSKNTYLKAYEFPLEPLNGPQDWPQSPYASIVAPPVKKIHNRPTVKRKPSVGEVTGTRLTKKGITMRCSNCGEAGHNKRKCSAPLKADQPPKAPKQPKQNAPKQKKRDASVATSTQQSHHTVPMHNGGVGVFSYSNGFQRQATNVMCFL; encoded by the coding sequence ATGGATATACCAATGTGTATTGTCATTCATCACGGAGGAAAGTGGGTTAACAATCCAAAATTAAGTTATTTCGGGGGTGATGTGAAGTTGGTCAATGACCTTCCTAGTGATTTGAGTCCGAGATACCTTAGGACATTGATCAATTCTTTAGGTTACAATAACATTATTAAGACACACTACTGTGACCCTTTGAAAGACATTCAACAAGGAATTATGTTCTTAGGTTATGATGACACTACATTTGGAATGTTCATTAGTCTACTAAAGGAGTATAGGATGCTAGATGTATTTACAGAACATGATGAAGAATTGATTGAAGATATCACTATTGAACAACCTGAGGCCTTTGTTGAAGAACTCGAGTTCATTGAAGATCTCACTACTGAAGAagctgagttcattgaagatcTCAACACTGAACACTCTGAATTCATTGATGATCTTACTGCTCAGAGTCATCTATTTGAGCACAGTGGCAGAGCAAGTGGTAGTAATATGATAggtgaaattgattatgatgaggaGGGTTCTGACAATGAAGATGACGAAGTTAGAGAAGCAAGAATGATGATACAacaagagaaaaagaaagagaaatcaTTCGAGGATGAAGTTAAATCACTTAGAAGGCTAGCTGAGAGGAAGGGAAAGGATATTGAAGAAGGAAGTTCTGATTATGAGGGTGAATCTTCTGAATTTGAGAGCCCTCCAAATTCTGAGGATGAGGATGATTATGGTTACCTCTTAGCACAACCATGTCCAAAGAAAAAGCAGAAGGCGAGGAAGACAATTGTTACCTCAGATGGTGGGTTGCTTGAACAAGATTGTCCGTTCTACTTAGGTCAAGAGTTTGAGAACGCAGTTGAGTTTAGAGATGCAGTGACTAACTATTGCTTGTCTGTTGGGAGAGATACATACTTCACAAGGAATGATGCCAAGAAGCTTGGAGCTAGATGTAAAGCAGAGAAGTGCCCTTTCTATGTGTACACCTCACTTATAAGAGGAAAAGGACACTTAATTGTCAAGACCCTTGTTCCTCAGCACAATTGTGGTAGGTTACCAGTAGTAAAGAAGATCAGGGCAGCTTGGATTGCAAAGATATACCATCAAAAGTTCAAGATCAACCCTTACATCAAATGCCAAGAGATAGTGGACACATTATGGGCTGAAAAAGGAGTCAAGGCATCATTGTGGCTTGCACTGAAAGCTAGAAGAAAGGCACAAGGACTTATACTTGGTGAATATAAGGAGCAATATGGTCTTCTAAATAGATATGCTGAAGAGATTAAAAGGACAAATCCAATGAACACTATCAAGTTCAAACTGAACAATGGTGTTTTTAAGAGCTTGTATGTTTGCTTTAATGCAATTAAGAAGGGGTTTTTGGCTGGATGCAGGCCCTTTTTTGGTATTGATGGATGTTTTTTGAAAGGTCCCTTTGGTGGTCAACTTCTTGTAGCAGTTGGTAGGGATGGAAACAACCAAATGTTCCCTATTGCTTGGGCTTGTGTTGAAGTTGAAGACACTGAGACTTGGAGCTGGTTCTTACAGTTGCTGGCGGATGACCTTGGAACGAGTGATGGTCATGGTTACACAATCATGTCTGATCAACAAAAAGGGTTGCTCAATGCTGTTTCTCTGATATGGCCTAAAGCAGATACTAGATGTTGTGCCAGACATGTCTACTGTAATTTCAGGCAAGTGTTTGGTGGTGGAGTGCAATATAGAAGAGGTTTCTGGAAGATTGCAAAAAGCACCACAGAAGCTGAGTATGATTCCAACATGCAACTCTTTGCTAACATATCTAAAGAAGCTGCATCAGATTTAAAGAAGAGAAACTATAAAAAGTGGGTGAGGGCCTTTTTTACTACAACTTCTCATTGTGATTGCATTGACAATAACATGAATGAGGTGTTCAATGCCTATATCTTATCATCAAGGCATAAACCAATCATAACAATGCTTGAAGACATTAGGGAAGGGTTAATGGAGAGGCTACACAAAAAAAGGGACTTCATTGCAAATAAAGAAGTTGACATATGCCCAAGGATAAAAGCAAAGTTGGAGAAATCAAAGGTTGATGCTAGGGGTTGGCTTGCATTTTGGGATGGTCACTTCTGTTATGGGGTCAGAGAAGGTTTATCTCAAACAAGATATGTGGTGAGCTTGCTTGAAAGAACATGTAGTTGCAATGCTTGGCAACTAAGTGGAGTGCCATGTAATCATGCAGTTGCTGCGATATGGAAAGCTAAGGAAATGCCTGAACACTATTTATCACACTACTTCTCAAAGAACACATATCTGAAGGCATACGAATTCCCATTAGAGCCACTTAATGGCCCTCAAGATTGGCCTCAGTCACCCTATGCCTCCATAGTCGCACCTCCAGTGAAAAAGATTCACAATAGGCCTACAGTCAAAAGAAAGCCATCTGTTGGAGAAGTTACTGGTACAAGGTTGACCAAAAAAGGGATTACAATGAGGTGCAGCAACTGTGGTGAAGCAGGACACAACAAGAGAAAGTGTTCTGCACCACTAAAGGCAGATCAACCACCTAAGGCACCTAAGCAGCCAAAGCAGAATGCACCTAAGCAGAAGAAGCGGGATGCAAGTGTTGCTACATCAACTCAACAGTCCCACCACACTGTCCCTATGCACAACGGGGGTGTTGGTGTTTTCTCATACTCAAATGGATTCCAAAGACAAGCAACCAATGTAATGTGCTTTCTATGA
- the LOC110787173 gene encoding calcium uniporter protein 6, mitochondrial: MWRSYFQRTLTLAATHRSRHFLPPPSRFPMFPAFSTASADEHGEDHTVMATARGGRENEAGISLGEVKKLMRLVNVEALKNKLGEQGKEVIGYSELLKTCESMGVVRSVDEAAAFAKVLDDAGVVLLFRDKVYLHPDKVVELVRSSVPLALTPEDDPRRAELQRLQERKEEIDRQAHRQVRLILWSGLGVAVMQVGLFFRLTFWEFSWDVMEPIAFFTTATGLVIGYGYFMITSKDPTYQDLMKTLFLSRQRKLFKKYQFDVDRFKELKGRCKNLLDEKQINNLVLKDT, from the exons ATGTGGAGGTCGTATTTTCAACGAACCTTAACATTGGCGGCGACTCATCGTAGTCGCCACTTTCTGCCTCCTCCGTCGCGGTTTCCGATGTTTCCGGCGTTTTCAACGGCTTCGGCGGACGAACACGGAGAAGATCATACGGTGATGGCGACGGCGAGAGGCGGAAGAGAGAATGAAGCGGGGATTTCGCTAGGAGAAGTGAAGAAACTGATGCGATTGGTGAATGTAGAAGCGTTGAAGAATAAGCTTGGAGAACAAGGTAAAGAGGTGATTGGATACTCGGAGCTTTTGAAAACTTGTGAGAGTATGGGTGTTGTGAGATCTGTTGATGAAGCTGCTGCGTTCGCGAAGGTTCTGGATGATGCTGGTGTTGTTCTGCTTTTTCGCGATAAAGTTTATCTTCATCCCGATAAG GTGGTTGAACTGGTTAGGAGCTCGGTCCCACTTGCCTTAACTCCAGAAGACGATCCTAGGAGAGCGGAGCTGCAGAGGTTACaagaaagaaaggaagaaaTTGACAGGCAGGCACACAGGCAAGTTCGTTTGATACTATGGTCAGGCCTTGGTGTTGCTGTAATGCAGGTTGGGCTTTTCTTCCGTCTTACTTTCTGGGAATTCTCGTGGGATGTGATGGAGCCGATTGCATTTTTCACAACAGCCACCGGTTTAGTGATCGGTTATGGTTACTTTATGATCACCTCAAAAGATCCAACATACCAAGACTTGATGAAGACACTCTTCCTTTCAAGGCAGAGGAAGCTGTTCAAGAAGTACCAATTTGATGTTGACAGATTTAAGGAGCTCAAAGGGAGGTGCAAAAATCTTCTCGACGAAAAACAGATAAATAATTTAGTACTTAAGGATACATAA